The genome window CTGCAGCGGTAACTGAAAAACCGTGATAATCGCGATAACCGTTCGAATTTTGAATAAATTTCGGATAAAAttcgtttgaaaaaaattaaattttgagaaaaattcgTGAATTTAGccttaccgagcgattttctcgatttatcgagcggttttctcgaatttttcgtattttcagtaaccgctcggttttctcgatttatcgaacggttttctcgattttcagtgaagttcaataaaaaacctaaaaattatctcaatcttgtaaaatcaataactaattcatctgtgcttcaaatcaagtgaaacaaattttgttggtttccttgtaacatgatctacatgataaaagtatttatacttataaaaaatttcaaaattttctgtgagaaaatgtatttgttaaaccaagttaaatgcatagtttactctttgctaatccaaaaatcatgaaactaattttgttagtcttcttacatgatcctatgtcttttaaaaattcatgaattagttattgtaacatgcaggattgtgtaaatatgttgcgactagattaattcataactgacccatcacacctcaaaaattagtgaaaaagTTAAtcacagtgttgtttcttaacatattcattttatgattgtgaactttgtaaaaatcatagagaaattaataaaactctaaataaagtgaaatcaattttaaagatcatctTAATATACGtttgacacaagaaaaatatgtgtttgcatgttaaactttttcttaatatgaggtaataattgagccgcatgtttcaacttttttcaattttttcaaacttcctccctataaaatatgatgcaaacgacattattttttttaaaaaaatcacataaggtcttagaattgtgtctagttttttaaggattttttaattattttgaattttttatttttttgaattttttgaattcaaattcggttaccgttcggtttctgaaacagAGCCGAACCGAGACACTCAATTATTGCGAATTTTTGTCGGTTACCGATGAATCTTTAAACCGTGAATGCAGCTAGAAGCCAATAAAGAATAGAATAAGTTGTTCCACCTGTACCTCCTCTTATTTGTTGGTGACCTAAGCAAGGTTCCCGAGAAAAAGAAACGTGTGATGGAGTACTAATTTGCATGAACATTTGACAATTATTGTCCGATAATGCTTGCAAAACTGTTTGTGTTTGATAGGCAGAGCTAACAAATGCGATAAAAACCACTTTAGATGTGTGATTTTCGACCAGTTCGGTCCGGTTCGCATTTAGAAACCGTCTTGTGCTTTCTCCCTGTTACGGCATAGTTTCTCGCTTTATGTTCTTGCGAGGGCCGGTTCACCTATCAACAGGGTTAACAAATGCGACGAGGACCAAAATCCGGACCCCACCATATTCTTTGAAAACCGGAGAATTCTGTCAAAATTCGAtcgaaattcatgaaattttgaaTACAGTTTCTGAATTCCATTACTAAATTGTATGAAACATTCCTATTCCCATATCCCAAATCTCTTAGGATGACCATGATACCAAACCACAGTAGCGTACTGAAGTCGTTGTCCCCGTGCAGATCATGGTTATCCGCATCACACACACATTGTGGACATTGTGAGAGGGAGACAGACTTGAGTACCAAAGAAAACAGCTACTGGCCGGCCACCCCATTTATTACAACAGCACTGACCGGTCGCTGTAGTTGCAGCTCACATCATCTCAAGATTCCCATTCATCGCAGCCCCcaccccccacacacacacttGAAGGTCGCTCGTCGCCATCAACAAATCAGAGAAATATCTCGTTCTCAGTGACACCGCCATTAACGCTGATAAATCAGAAGCAGTGAAGCACACAACTCTCTCAATGTCTCTTATTACTACGAATTGAATTGAAACTAGCCAAGCCATACATATGATCGAGTAGAACTCCGCTAGCGAAAATCTTGACGAGGATCGGATTATTAGTTGGTAAAGTTCTTGACGCAGGCGTGCGGCTCGGCGGCCTTGGCGGCGGGAGTGGGCTCGACGGTGGGCGACGGCGGGACGGGCGTGCAGAGCAGCTCCCGAGGCAGGTCCGGGATGCCCTTGAGGTAGAAGGTGTAGAAGATCTTGAAGGGGAAGACGATCTGGTTGAGCTTCACCTGGCCGTAGACGCCCTCAAATACGCCGGATCCCCCCTTGACGGCGAGGTACGACTCCTCATAGGTCAGGTAGGGGCCCTGCACGGAGATGTGGCCGTAGTCGCCGAAGTAAAAGCTGTAGATGGCCTCGTACCGGTCGCCGTTGCGCTCCGGGACGTGCTGGATCAGCACGCAGATCCCCGATGTGATGCCCAGCCGCTTGTCGAGGCTCCCGTTGTACACCTGAGTTTTGAGAGAACGACGAACTGGAGTGAGCAGAGCAGAGGTCCCCAAGAAACAGATTAAAGCAGAGGAAACAGAGCAAAACAGGGGACTGACCTTGTTGGTGAAGGGGACGAGGTCACCGAGCGCGTTCTCCGTCTGCTTGGCGCTGAGGCGGAGGTAAGCGGGGCTCTCGCGGTCGCGCTCGTTGATCTCGTACACGTACAGCTCCTGCACCTTGATCGGCCGCGCGTCCTTGGCCGCCGCCGGCTTCGGCGAGAACAGCGAAGCTCGCACGGCGACCCCACGGGCTCCTCGCATCTTCCCAGTCCCAGCCACCGCCACCGGCATCTGCGAAGGGACCTTAGCAAAGCCCGTAGAGCCGGAGGCCGCGGACTTGAGGGAGACGGGGACTCTGAGCGCGGCGGCCATGATGGGCTGATGAGTTCTTGGACTAGTCGCTTCTCTCTTGGTTCGCGCTGGTGAATGCTGATGGTGGCGTGGGCAGGTGGTGGAGGGTGGGGGTGACACACTGCGTGCGCTGTTTATTTAACAAGGAGGGGGTCAGTGATGTACCGGGGTTAGGTAGGGATGATAATGGATCGGAATGAGCGCGTTTTTAATTAAAACGAGTTCGTTATAAAACCCGAAATTGAAAATTCAACCTGCACCTAAATGATTAATCGAGTTAAAATATATACCGCATCCAAACCTAACGGGACCCGGCTGGTCTTACAACAGAAACAACATAATATCTATAATATCTTAAATTTAAGCCATTCTGACACCAGAGGTATCAGAATCTTGGCGTACGATTACTATAAGAACCGAAGAACCAACTATAATTGATAATGAGATCAGCTGCAAAATTTCATACACCCATTCGACTGTTGGAGCATGACAAAGTAGCAGAATTGGACAGATCAAACATCATCAATACATGTCTACGGGATTGACGTTTCCACGGCCGTCAGTAATCCGACAAAATTGCGCACATCATGTCACTGGCGATGAGCGCCTGGGCGGCCTTCGGGAGGTCTGTGTACTCGAGGCGGAGGAGGGCGGCCAGCTCGCCGTAGGCCGGTGGGTAATCCCTACCCCACGGCGGCGACATCAGGGCCGGCCCTGAGGGGTCGAATGGGGCGGTCGTTTTGGGTCTTCAAAactttaagatttttttatatatttgtgtataatattaatatatatatataacaattcGCAAAACAATACATAGAGTTAGGTCTAAAATAGCACGTAGATCTAATAGTTCGTATAGTATGACACATGTGATCTGGTTTCTTCGATCTATAGAAAATCAAGAGACATGCCTGCATGCTTAGTCTATTTGGTTATTTGTCTGTTTCGTATTTTCTTCTGTCCAGCCAGTCCAATTTTCTACGTTCTGTGGAACCATGACTCCAAGGCATTCCAAATACGTGCAGCTTCGATCGAGGACAGGTATCAGTCATTGTCATATGAGTTTTCATTGCTGGTTTTTCTCCTCTATAATTTCTACTCCACCTCAAATGGATTCAACCCTTTCCTGAGATCACAtgtttgaaatatgaaaaagtcCCCTCTCGCTCTGGCGATCGATGGGTCTGGCTCCATTGCACGGTACGGGGGTGGCTCCCGTGTGCGCCCAATCATCACTGTCACAAAATCTGATCGTTCACACTACCAATCATTGAAGCACGTAGCCAATCGACTACCAGCAGTTCAACCTAGCCGTTTAGCAGTAAACAGCTACCTACCAGCGCAGTGTTTGTGCTGTGATGCTGGCACCTGTCAGATAGCTCCAAAGTCATACTATTGTTGCAAGCTACCTGCTGCATATACTGGTGAGTAACTAGAGCTGCATGTAGCAAGTGGTATATAGGTATGCAGATACAGCTGACTGAGTGAGTATCTCTACTTAGCTAGCATGTATTAACACAAGAATACATACATGTACTCCGATCTTTCACAATTTTATTCCCACGAttatttacgataattttgttcCCGCAAGCATTTACGATAAGCTAGAATAATCTGGAATACATCTGATCATCAGCTGGAACAACCTAGAATACGTCCGATCGGACACATTTCAAGTTGTTCCAGCTTACCATAACGGAACAGACGTATTTTAAGTTGTTTCATCTTATCGTAAATACTCACGGACTCTACCTGAAATATTATCTTtgcaattgatatataaatatttcaacGTTTATGTTCAATAGGGCCCTCTTTTTAGTTTTACCTCGGACCACTGAAATCTCAGGGCTGTCCCTGGCGACATCATCACTGCTATCCTCATGTCCCTATACCTCTCTGTCACCCTCATCTCCTATTGTCACAGCTGTTGTCACCTCACCAGCATCGTTGGGTGGCACGGATAGTCGACAACGAGGCCATAAAAGGTGGCATGGATGGCAAGGCCAAAGCGACAGCGGCGGTGCGATGAGTAGCAGGGCCTCCATCTCCCtctcggcctcccaaagcctaaGATCTAGTGGGTGTTTCTACCGCCAACCGCGGGTGACGCAGCGCGAGGTCAGAGTGCCAGGGCGAGTAGGTGACATGG of Phragmites australis chromosome 3, lpPhrAust1.1, whole genome shotgun sequence contains these proteins:
- the LOC133912744 gene encoding allene oxide cyclase, chloroplastic-like — translated: MAAALRVPVSLKSAASGSTGFAKVPSQMPVAVAGTGKMRGARGVAVRASLFSPKPAAAKDARPIKVQELYVYEINERDRESPAYLRLSAKQTENALGDLVPFTNKVYNGSLDKRLGITSGICVLIQHVPERNGDRYEAIYSFYFGDYGHISVQGPYLTYEESYLAVKGGSGVFEGVYGQVKLNQIVFPFKIFYTFYLKGIPDLPRELLCTPVPPSPTVEPTPAAKAAEPHACVKNFTN